One stretch of Sebastes umbrosus isolate fSebUmb1 chromosome 5, fSebUmb1.pri, whole genome shotgun sequence DNA includes these proteins:
- the bcl6aa gene encoding BCL6A transcription repressor a isoform X2, whose product MQEVSRKALPELDKMACAADSCIQFTRHASDVLLNLNRLRSRDILTDVTILVNRQQFRAHKTVLMACSGLFYSIFTDSHKCNLNAISLDPKVDPEGFAILLEFMYTSRLTLKESLIMAIMNTAIYLQMDHVVDTCHRFIKSSDPSAKLPRDEFLVSPLVLPQDVHAYRPHDVVDSLHSRVAPFRDGRPYGSNMFNGVSTPSNYHLYGQFPMPGFPFPLCKLTDAKNAFADLSKSAIHHKHCSPHDGANIIRAEYTRAVGTSSSSIIHSTTYASREAGRDDEMRKESHEGVSQSIALGARKRAFPALALEHQRDSGKDHAPQAEEDLIHHHYPLGISSAGRKSLMSSPQSPLKSDCQPNSPTESSSSKNAGLSSQAAAAQAPQGTQDPKSRNWKKYKFIVLNQSAKEEESGLLRSPQRLGLQPYLHPSDSENLDPQTTSKSSDHSEDLPVPQASRLNNIINSALEGSLRNGDSHPPHYLSRLNCSSCGTPSPQHSEVCPNTSRSRLAEDMAELHSEYSDSSCENGTFFCNECDSKFAEDEALKQHMLQVHSDKPYKCDRCQAAFRYKGNLASHKTVHTGEKPYRCNICGAQFNRPANLKTHTRIHSGEKPYKCETCGARFVQVAHLRAHVLIHTGEKPYPCEICGTRFRHLQTLKSHLRIHTGEKPYHCEKCNLHFRHKSQLRLHLRQKHGAITNTKIQYRMSTADMPTDLTKAC is encoded by the exons aaCTTGACAAAATGGCTTGCGCAGCAGACAGCTGCATACAATTCACGCGCCATGCAAGTGACGTCCTGCTCAACCTGAATCGACTGCGGAGCAGAGATATTCTCACGGACGTCACTATCTTGGTTAACAGGCAGCAGTTTCGTGCACACAAGACTGTTCTCATGGCTTGCAG TGGGCTGTTTTACAGCATCTTTACTGACTCCCACAAGTGCAACCTTAACGCCATCAGTCTGGACCCAAAGGTGGACCCAGAGGGCTTCGCCATCCTGCTGGAGTTCATGTACACGTCCCGTCTCACGCTAAAGGAGAGTCTGATCATGGCGATCATGAACACGGCCATCTACCTGCAGATGGACCATGTTGTGGACACCTGCCACAGATTCATCAAATCCAG TGATCCATCTGCCAAGCTGCCCAGAGATGAGTTCCTGGTCAGTCCCTTGGTGTTACCTCAGGATGTCCATGCTTACCGGCCCCATGATGTTGTTGACAGTTTGCACAGCCGCGTAGCTCCGTTCAGGGACGGGAGACCCTACGGCTCCAACATGTTCAACGGGGTCAGCACCCCCAGCAACTACCATCTCTACGGGCAGTTTCCCATGCCAGGATTCCCTTTCCCTCTCTGCAAGCTGACTGATGCCAAAAATGCTTTTGCTGACCTCTCTAAGAGTGCTATCCACCACAAGCATTGTTCTCCGCATGACGGCGCCAACATCATCAGGGCAGAATACACCAGGGCGGTTGGCACCAGCTCCTCCAGCATTATTCACTCCACCACCTACGCTTCCAGGGAGGCAGGGCGAGACGATGAGATGCGGAAGGAAAGCCACGAGGGGGTCAGCCAGTCCATCGCTCTCGGCGCGAGGAAGCGCGCGTTTCCTGCGCTGGCCCTCGAGCACCAGAGAGACTCTGGGAAAGATCACGCTCCTCAGGCGGAGGAAGACCTGATCCACCACCACTACCCGCTGGGAATCTCCTCGGCCGGACGCAAGAGCCTCATGAGCAGCCCGCAGAGCCCCCTCAAATCAGACTGCCAGCCCAACTCCCCAACGGAGTCCAGCAGTAGCAAAAACGCCGGCCTCTCTTCCCAAGCCGCCGCGGCGCAAGCCCCGCAAGGCACGCAGGACCCCAAGTCTCGCAACTGGAAGAAGTACAAGTTCATCGTGCTGAATCAGAGCGCCAAGGAAGAGGAGTCGGGGCTGCTCCGTTCGCCTCAGCGCCTCGGCCTGCAGCCCTACCTCCATCCTAGTGACTCGGAGAACCTCGACCCGCAAACCACGAGCAAGAGCAGTGATCACAGCGAGGACCTACCCGTGCCCCAGGCCAGTCGTCTCAACAACATCATTAACAG TGCACTGGAGGGGTCGCTGAGGAACGGTGACAGCCACCCTCCGCACTACTTGAGCCGCCTGAACTGCTCATCCTGCGGCACACCGTCCCCACAGCACTCAGAAGTGTGTCCCAACACCTCCAGGTCCCGTCTAGCAGAGGACATGGCAGAGCTGCACTCGGAATACTCAGACTCCAGTTGTG AAAACGGCACATTCTTCTGTAACGAATGTGACTCCAAGTTCGCTGAAGACGAAGCGCTGAAACAACACATGCTCCAAGTGCACAGCGACAAGCCATACAAGTGCGACCGCTGCCAGGCTGCTTTCCGCTACAAGGGCAACCTCGCAAGCCACAAGACCGTCCACACGG GAGAGAAGCCGTATCGCTGTAATATCTGTGGTGCTCAGTTTAACAGACCAGCTAACCTCAAGACTCACACTCGCATCCACTCAGGAGAGAAGCCATACAAATGTGAGACGTGCGGAGCTCGTTTTGTACAG GTCGCTCATCTCCGCGCACATGTGCTGATCCACACAGGCGAGAAGCCCTATCCATGTGAGATCTGTGGAACGCGCTTCCGACACCTGCAGACCCTGAAGAGCCACCTGCGCATACACACGGGAGAGAAGCCCTACCAT TGTGAGAAATGCAACCTGCACTTCCGTCACAAGAGTCAGCTGCGGCTGCACCTTCGACAGAAGCACGGCGCCATCACCAACACAAAGATCCAGTACCGCATGTCGACGGCGGACATGCCCACTGACTTGACGAAGGCGTGCTGA
- the bcl6aa gene encoding BCL6A transcription repressor a isoform X1 — translation MLLLCQGLNGMRKDGESAVWNHHKQSFHELDKMACAADSCIQFTRHASDVLLNLNRLRSRDILTDVTILVNRQQFRAHKTVLMACSGLFYSIFTDSHKCNLNAISLDPKVDPEGFAILLEFMYTSRLTLKESLIMAIMNTAIYLQMDHVVDTCHRFIKSSDPSAKLPRDEFLVSPLVLPQDVHAYRPHDVVDSLHSRVAPFRDGRPYGSNMFNGVSTPSNYHLYGQFPMPGFPFPLCKLTDAKNAFADLSKSAIHHKHCSPHDGANIIRAEYTRAVGTSSSSIIHSTTYASREAGRDDEMRKESHEGVSQSIALGARKRAFPALALEHQRDSGKDHAPQAEEDLIHHHYPLGISSAGRKSLMSSPQSPLKSDCQPNSPTESSSSKNAGLSSQAAAAQAPQGTQDPKSRNWKKYKFIVLNQSAKEEESGLLRSPQRLGLQPYLHPSDSENLDPQTTSKSSDHSEDLPVPQASRLNNIINSALEGSLRNGDSHPPHYLSRLNCSSCGTPSPQHSEVCPNTSRSRLAEDMAELHSEYSDSSCENGTFFCNECDSKFAEDEALKQHMLQVHSDKPYKCDRCQAAFRYKGNLASHKTVHTGEKPYRCNICGAQFNRPANLKTHTRIHSGEKPYKCETCGARFVQVAHLRAHVLIHTGEKPYPCEICGTRFRHLQTLKSHLRIHTGEKPYHCEKCNLHFRHKSQLRLHLRQKHGAITNTKIQYRMSTADMPTDLTKAC, via the exons aaCTTGACAAAATGGCTTGCGCAGCAGACAGCTGCATACAATTCACGCGCCATGCAAGTGACGTCCTGCTCAACCTGAATCGACTGCGGAGCAGAGATATTCTCACGGACGTCACTATCTTGGTTAACAGGCAGCAGTTTCGTGCACACAAGACTGTTCTCATGGCTTGCAG TGGGCTGTTTTACAGCATCTTTACTGACTCCCACAAGTGCAACCTTAACGCCATCAGTCTGGACCCAAAGGTGGACCCAGAGGGCTTCGCCATCCTGCTGGAGTTCATGTACACGTCCCGTCTCACGCTAAAGGAGAGTCTGATCATGGCGATCATGAACACGGCCATCTACCTGCAGATGGACCATGTTGTGGACACCTGCCACAGATTCATCAAATCCAG TGATCCATCTGCCAAGCTGCCCAGAGATGAGTTCCTGGTCAGTCCCTTGGTGTTACCTCAGGATGTCCATGCTTACCGGCCCCATGATGTTGTTGACAGTTTGCACAGCCGCGTAGCTCCGTTCAGGGACGGGAGACCCTACGGCTCCAACATGTTCAACGGGGTCAGCACCCCCAGCAACTACCATCTCTACGGGCAGTTTCCCATGCCAGGATTCCCTTTCCCTCTCTGCAAGCTGACTGATGCCAAAAATGCTTTTGCTGACCTCTCTAAGAGTGCTATCCACCACAAGCATTGTTCTCCGCATGACGGCGCCAACATCATCAGGGCAGAATACACCAGGGCGGTTGGCACCAGCTCCTCCAGCATTATTCACTCCACCACCTACGCTTCCAGGGAGGCAGGGCGAGACGATGAGATGCGGAAGGAAAGCCACGAGGGGGTCAGCCAGTCCATCGCTCTCGGCGCGAGGAAGCGCGCGTTTCCTGCGCTGGCCCTCGAGCACCAGAGAGACTCTGGGAAAGATCACGCTCCTCAGGCGGAGGAAGACCTGATCCACCACCACTACCCGCTGGGAATCTCCTCGGCCGGACGCAAGAGCCTCATGAGCAGCCCGCAGAGCCCCCTCAAATCAGACTGCCAGCCCAACTCCCCAACGGAGTCCAGCAGTAGCAAAAACGCCGGCCTCTCTTCCCAAGCCGCCGCGGCGCAAGCCCCGCAAGGCACGCAGGACCCCAAGTCTCGCAACTGGAAGAAGTACAAGTTCATCGTGCTGAATCAGAGCGCCAAGGAAGAGGAGTCGGGGCTGCTCCGTTCGCCTCAGCGCCTCGGCCTGCAGCCCTACCTCCATCCTAGTGACTCGGAGAACCTCGACCCGCAAACCACGAGCAAGAGCAGTGATCACAGCGAGGACCTACCCGTGCCCCAGGCCAGTCGTCTCAACAACATCATTAACAG TGCACTGGAGGGGTCGCTGAGGAACGGTGACAGCCACCCTCCGCACTACTTGAGCCGCCTGAACTGCTCATCCTGCGGCACACCGTCCCCACAGCACTCAGAAGTGTGTCCCAACACCTCCAGGTCCCGTCTAGCAGAGGACATGGCAGAGCTGCACTCGGAATACTCAGACTCCAGTTGTG AAAACGGCACATTCTTCTGTAACGAATGTGACTCCAAGTTCGCTGAAGACGAAGCGCTGAAACAACACATGCTCCAAGTGCACAGCGACAAGCCATACAAGTGCGACCGCTGCCAGGCTGCTTTCCGCTACAAGGGCAACCTCGCAAGCCACAAGACCGTCCACACGG GAGAGAAGCCGTATCGCTGTAATATCTGTGGTGCTCAGTTTAACAGACCAGCTAACCTCAAGACTCACACTCGCATCCACTCAGGAGAGAAGCCATACAAATGTGAGACGTGCGGAGCTCGTTTTGTACAG GTCGCTCATCTCCGCGCACATGTGCTGATCCACACAGGCGAGAAGCCCTATCCATGTGAGATCTGTGGAACGCGCTTCCGACACCTGCAGACCCTGAAGAGCCACCTGCGCATACACACGGGAGAGAAGCCCTACCAT TGTGAGAAATGCAACCTGCACTTCCGTCACAAGAGTCAGCTGCGGCTGCACCTTCGACAGAAGCACGGCGCCATCACCAACACAAAGATCCAGTACCGCATGTCGACGGCGGACATGCCCACTGACTTGACGAAGGCGTGCTGA
- the inpp5d gene encoding LOW QUALITY PROTEIN: phosphatidylinositol 3,4,5-trisphosphate 5-phosphatase 1 (The sequence of the model RefSeq protein was modified relative to this genomic sequence to represent the inferred CDS: inserted 4 bases in 3 codons; deleted 5 bases in 4 codons; substituted 3 bases at 3 genomic stop codons) yields MPSYQPWCHGNITRSKAEDLLSKAARDGSFLIRASESIQGAYALCVLYQNCVYTYRILPNEDKKLSVQASEGVPIRFFSMLPELVEAYYSPNMGLVTHLQYIVQREEEVDEERRINNLPPQLPPRNFTANDVKTMTPSLXAGLKSLSDTYLMRLQNMDLSIIPEEHQLAIQEYFRTSICLDAEQVQYGSPNLPGLKKLTMTICKNXTGIVTNSENFPRSYQFLESFIERWNQQLSPGIGQFPKQISGDSGQSIAFRLERLTKLLYSIEIRLKALCVESVGCEGGHRKSLIPLVTFEVKQESLAIPTKMFLKVDVESGKLYLKKSKDXPEDKYFVHNKILQLVKSRKCXHKIVIVAETEKEKISRKEFVFDEQKGGFCQLLQQMKNKHSEKPEPDHSQWFVGTWNMGNAGPPHNINSWFQCKGQGKTRDDTADHIPHDFYVIGTQEDPLGEREWADTVKVSXGNHKHQLLKQVAIHTLWNIRIVVLAKPEHENRISHVFSDSVKTGIANTLGNKGAVGVSFMFNGTSFXFVNSHLTSGSEKKLRRNQNYTNILRFLNLGDKKLNPFDITHQFTHLFWLGDLNYRVEFPSTDAEYIVTKIKQQQYQELLSKDQLSMERNDGKVFLHFDEEEITFAPTYRFERDTRDKYAYTKAKATGTKYNLPSWCDRVLRKSYPLVHVVCQAYGCTNDVMTSDHSPLFASFEVGVASQFVSKQDPNSAPQGGIQIMNCVATLLTKSKTKFFIEYHSSCLEKTVKTSEGENTEHSDGSIKVWFGNQVELTPIISDPEYLLDQHILICVKSTDSDESYGEGCVALRAAQFCYTEFQVTLTHHGEKTGTLTGGIQLRTSEGTPTEKLYDFIKVEKDDTVTSKGKGGDANKSSVTQAHDISNPSYMGVSFRSGNVIDKGWSYSMPPKNLPIVGQGSKEVKKSGYDVGTRSPTGKPSNPLGEDEKVSEMFDNPLYGSMGKSRGKDQDHQQKDHLTPPDPIFTTPKPADGDSDRPPLPTPRNRSYTCSETKPQPPTPIASHPSALKKPVVPSRSEGGMAHNRPPLPSKSRPGVPEPLNPRDYRDSSELPSKQRPPARPGQPQPHKDMHPELPKMGRSVK; encoded by the exons ATGCCAAGTTACCAACCTTGGTGTCATGGTAATATAACTCGATCCAAAGCTGAGGATCTACTTTCCAAAGCAGCAAGAGATGGAAGCTTCCTTATCCGGGCCAGCGAGTCCATACAGGGAGCGTATGCCCTCTGTGTTCT ATACCAGAACTGTGTGTACACATACAGAATCCTGCCAAATGAGGATAAGAAGCTCTCTGTCCAG GCATCTGAAGGAGTTCCTATTAGGTTCTTCTCTATGCTGCCTGAACTGGTTGAAGCCTATTACAGTCCCAACATGGGTCTGGTCACACACCTGCAGTACATCGtccagagggaggaggaggtagacGAGGAAC GCAGAATCAATAATCTTCCACCGCAGCTTCCACCCAGGAACTTCACAGCCAACGATGTGAAGACAATGACCCCAAGTCTCTGAGCAGGCCTG AAGTCCTTATCAGACACCTACCTGATGAGACTGCAGAATATGGACTTGTCCAT AATACCAGAGGAGCATCAACTGGCTATCCAAGAATACTTCAGGACCTCAATCTGCTTGGATGCTGAACAAGTACAGTATGGTTCCCCTAACCTCCCCGGGCTAAAGAAGCTAACAATGACAATCTGCAAGAATTAAACAGGTATAGTTACCA ACAGTGAAAATTTCCCGCGTTCCTACCAGTTTCTGGAGTCTTTCATCGAGCGTTGGAACCAACAGCTCTCCCCAGGGATTGGACAATTTCCAAAACAA ATTTCTGGCGATTCTGGTCAATCTATA GCCTTTAGGCTTGAGCGACTCACAAAACTGCTCTACTCAATAGAAATAAG gctAAAAGCTCTATGTGTTGAGTCGGTTGGATGTGAAGGAGGTCACAGGAAATCTCTCATACCGCTTGTTACGTTTGAG GTCAAGCAAGAATCTTTGGCTATTCCCACGAAGATGTTCCTGAAAGTGGATGTTGAAAGTGGGAAGCTCTATCTCAAGAAGTCGAAAG GGCCTGAAGACAAATACTTTGTGcataacaaaa TCCTGCAGTTGGTGAAATCCAGAAAATG ACACAAAATTGTAATCGTGgcggagacagagaaagagaagattTCTCGTAAAGAGTTTGTGTTTGATGAACAAAAG GGAGGGTTTTGTCAACTTCTTCAACAAATGAAGAACAAACACTCTGAAAAGCCTGAACCAGACCAT TCACAGTGGTTTGTTGGCACCTGGAACATGG GAAATGCTGGTCCTCCCCACAACATCAACTCGTGGTTTCAGTGTAAGGGCCAGGGGAAGACACGAGACGACACCGCGGATCACATCCCGCATGATTTTTATGTCATTGGGACCCAGGAGGATCCTCTGGGCGAGAGGGAGTGGGCAGACACAGTGAAAGTGTCCTGAGGAAATCACAAACATCAGCTTTTAAAACAA GTGGCGATCCACACTCTGTGGAACATACGGATTGTGGTCCTGGCCAAGCCT GAGCACGAAAACAGGATCTCCCACGTTTTTTCAGACAGTGTGAAGACGGGGATCGCCAACACTCTGG GAAACAAGGGAGCAGTGGGAGTGTCCTTCATGTTCAATGGTACATCGT GATTTGTCAACAGTCACCTGACCTCTGGAAGTGAGAAGAAGCTCAG ACGCAATCAAAACTACACCAACATCCTGCGATTCCTGAATCTGGGAGATAAGAAGCTCAATCCATTCGACATCACACATCAGTTCACCCACCTCTTCTGGCTTGGTGATTTGAACTACCGTGTTGAATTCCCATCTACA GATGCTGAGTACATTGTGACAAAGATCAAACAGCAGCAGTACCAGGAACTCCTCAGTAAAGACCAGCTCAGCATGGAGAGGAATGATGGAAAGGTCTTCTTGCATTTCG ATGAAGAGGAAATCACGTTTGCACCCACGTATCGCTTTGAAAGAGACACGCGAGATAAGTATGCCTACACAAAGGCCAAAGCCACGGGG ACAAAATACAATTTGCCATCATGGTGTGATCGTGTCCTGCGGAAGTCATACCCTCTGGTTCATGTTGTCTGCCAAGCATATG GGTGCACTAATGACGTCATGACAAGCGACCACTCACCATTATTCGCCTCATTTGAAGTCGGAGTTGCCTCACAGTTTGTCTCCAAGCAAG acccaAACAGTGCACCTCAAGGTGGGATACAGATCATGAACTGTGTGGCCACCTTGTTGACTAAATCAAAAACCAAGTTCTTCATTGAATACCATTCCAGCTGCTTGGAGA AAACGGTCAAGACTTCAGAGGGAGAGAACACGGAGCATTCAGACGGGTCCATAAAAGTTTGGTTCGGCAACCAAGTAGAG CTCACTCCTATCATCTCTGACCCAGAGTACCTGCTGGACCAGCACATCCTCATCTGTGTGAAGTCGACAGACAGCGATGAGTCCTACG GAGAGGGTTGCGTTGCGCTGCGAGCCGCCCAGTTCTGCTACACAGAGTTTCAGGTCACACTGACTCACCACGGAGAGAAGACCGGCACTTTGACAGGCGGCATCCAGTTACGCACCTCTGAGGGCACACCCACTGAGAAGTTATATG ATTTCATCAAAGTTGAAAAGGACGACACTGTCACCTCAAAAGGCAAAGGCGGTGACGCAAACAA GTCTTCTGTCACCCAAGCACATGATATTTCTAACCCCAGTTACATGGGAGTGTCCTTCAGAAGTGGCAATGTGATAGATAAAGGTTGGAGTTACAGCATGCCACCAAAAAATCTTCCAATCGTCGGACAAGGAAGTAAAGAAGTCAAGAAAAGTGGCTATGATGTGGGTACCCGCAGTCCCACAGGAAAACCTTCAAATCCTTT GGGTGAGGATGAAAAGGTGTCAGAGATGTTTGACAATCCGTTATACGGTTCAATGGGAAAATCACGTGGCAAAGACCAAGACCATCAACAGAAGGACCACCTCACCCCTCCAGATCCCATCTTTACGACCCCCAAACCAGCTGACGGAGACTCCGATCGCCCCCCGCTGCCCACCCCACGCAACCGCTCCTACACCTGCTCTGAGACCAAACCTCAGCCTCCAACCCCCATCGCCTCGCATCCCTCAGCGCTCAAGAAGCCAGTGGTGCCCTCGCGCTCCGAAGGGGGGATGGCACACAACCGGCCTCCTTTGCCTTCCAAGTCCCGGCCGGGCGTGCCGGAGCCCCTGAACCCCAGAGACTACAGGGACAGCTCCGAACTCCCCAGCAAACAGAGACCGCCAGCGAGACCTGGCCAGCCACAGCCTCACAAAGACA TGCATCCTGAACTTCCCAAGATGGGCCGTTCTGTGAAGTGA
- the smx5 gene encoding smx5: MWSCSVITPCSVAVIARRVIRHQRQTHNYKKATAIMLFYSFFKSLVGKDVVVELKNDLSICGTLHSVDQYLNIKLTDISVTDPEKYPHMLSVKNCFIRGSVVRYVQLPADEVDTQLLQDAARKEAMQQKQ, from the exons ATGTGGAGCTGCTCAGTCATTACACCCTGCTCCGTCGCAGTAATAGCACGCAGAGTGATACGTCATCAACGCCAGACGCACAACTACAAGAAAGCAACAGCAATAATG CTCTTCTACTCGTTCTTCAAGTCTCTGGTGGGGAAGGATGTGGTGGTGGAGCTCAAAAACGACCTGAG CATCTGCGGAACACTTCATTCTGTTGACCAG TACCTGAATATTAAACTCACAGACATCAGCGTCACTGATCCAGAGAAATATCCACACATG CTGTCTGTGAAAAACTGTTTCATCCGTGGATCTGTGGTCCGGTACGTTCAGCTGCCTGCAGATGAAGTGGACACGCAGCTCCTGCAGGACGCTGCACGGAAAGAAGCGATGCAGCAGAAGCAATGA
- the bcl6aa gene encoding BCL6A transcription repressor a isoform X3 yields the protein MACAADSCIQFTRHASDVLLNLNRLRSRDILTDVTILVNRQQFRAHKTVLMACSGLFYSIFTDSHKCNLNAISLDPKVDPEGFAILLEFMYTSRLTLKESLIMAIMNTAIYLQMDHVVDTCHRFIKSSDPSAKLPRDEFLVSPLVLPQDVHAYRPHDVVDSLHSRVAPFRDGRPYGSNMFNGVSTPSNYHLYGQFPMPGFPFPLCKLTDAKNAFADLSKSAIHHKHCSPHDGANIIRAEYTRAVGTSSSSIIHSTTYASREAGRDDEMRKESHEGVSQSIALGARKRAFPALALEHQRDSGKDHAPQAEEDLIHHHYPLGISSAGRKSLMSSPQSPLKSDCQPNSPTESSSSKNAGLSSQAAAAQAPQGTQDPKSRNWKKYKFIVLNQSAKEEESGLLRSPQRLGLQPYLHPSDSENLDPQTTSKSSDHSEDLPVPQASRLNNIINSALEGSLRNGDSHPPHYLSRLNCSSCGTPSPQHSEVCPNTSRSRLAEDMAELHSEYSDSSCENGTFFCNECDSKFAEDEALKQHMLQVHSDKPYKCDRCQAAFRYKGNLASHKTVHTGEKPYRCNICGAQFNRPANLKTHTRIHSGEKPYKCETCGARFVQVAHLRAHVLIHTGEKPYPCEICGTRFRHLQTLKSHLRIHTGEKPYHCEKCNLHFRHKSQLRLHLRQKHGAITNTKIQYRMSTADMPTDLTKAC from the exons ATGGCTTGCGCAGCAGACAGCTGCATACAATTCACGCGCCATGCAAGTGACGTCCTGCTCAACCTGAATCGACTGCGGAGCAGAGATATTCTCACGGACGTCACTATCTTGGTTAACAGGCAGCAGTTTCGTGCACACAAGACTGTTCTCATGGCTTGCAG TGGGCTGTTTTACAGCATCTTTACTGACTCCCACAAGTGCAACCTTAACGCCATCAGTCTGGACCCAAAGGTGGACCCAGAGGGCTTCGCCATCCTGCTGGAGTTCATGTACACGTCCCGTCTCACGCTAAAGGAGAGTCTGATCATGGCGATCATGAACACGGCCATCTACCTGCAGATGGACCATGTTGTGGACACCTGCCACAGATTCATCAAATCCAG TGATCCATCTGCCAAGCTGCCCAGAGATGAGTTCCTGGTCAGTCCCTTGGTGTTACCTCAGGATGTCCATGCTTACCGGCCCCATGATGTTGTTGACAGTTTGCACAGCCGCGTAGCTCCGTTCAGGGACGGGAGACCCTACGGCTCCAACATGTTCAACGGGGTCAGCACCCCCAGCAACTACCATCTCTACGGGCAGTTTCCCATGCCAGGATTCCCTTTCCCTCTCTGCAAGCTGACTGATGCCAAAAATGCTTTTGCTGACCTCTCTAAGAGTGCTATCCACCACAAGCATTGTTCTCCGCATGACGGCGCCAACATCATCAGGGCAGAATACACCAGGGCGGTTGGCACCAGCTCCTCCAGCATTATTCACTCCACCACCTACGCTTCCAGGGAGGCAGGGCGAGACGATGAGATGCGGAAGGAAAGCCACGAGGGGGTCAGCCAGTCCATCGCTCTCGGCGCGAGGAAGCGCGCGTTTCCTGCGCTGGCCCTCGAGCACCAGAGAGACTCTGGGAAAGATCACGCTCCTCAGGCGGAGGAAGACCTGATCCACCACCACTACCCGCTGGGAATCTCCTCGGCCGGACGCAAGAGCCTCATGAGCAGCCCGCAGAGCCCCCTCAAATCAGACTGCCAGCCCAACTCCCCAACGGAGTCCAGCAGTAGCAAAAACGCCGGCCTCTCTTCCCAAGCCGCCGCGGCGCAAGCCCCGCAAGGCACGCAGGACCCCAAGTCTCGCAACTGGAAGAAGTACAAGTTCATCGTGCTGAATCAGAGCGCCAAGGAAGAGGAGTCGGGGCTGCTCCGTTCGCCTCAGCGCCTCGGCCTGCAGCCCTACCTCCATCCTAGTGACTCGGAGAACCTCGACCCGCAAACCACGAGCAAGAGCAGTGATCACAGCGAGGACCTACCCGTGCCCCAGGCCAGTCGTCTCAACAACATCATTAACAG TGCACTGGAGGGGTCGCTGAGGAACGGTGACAGCCACCCTCCGCACTACTTGAGCCGCCTGAACTGCTCATCCTGCGGCACACCGTCCCCACAGCACTCAGAAGTGTGTCCCAACACCTCCAGGTCCCGTCTAGCAGAGGACATGGCAGAGCTGCACTCGGAATACTCAGACTCCAGTTGTG AAAACGGCACATTCTTCTGTAACGAATGTGACTCCAAGTTCGCTGAAGACGAAGCGCTGAAACAACACATGCTCCAAGTGCACAGCGACAAGCCATACAAGTGCGACCGCTGCCAGGCTGCTTTCCGCTACAAGGGCAACCTCGCAAGCCACAAGACCGTCCACACGG GAGAGAAGCCGTATCGCTGTAATATCTGTGGTGCTCAGTTTAACAGACCAGCTAACCTCAAGACTCACACTCGCATCCACTCAGGAGAGAAGCCATACAAATGTGAGACGTGCGGAGCTCGTTTTGTACAG GTCGCTCATCTCCGCGCACATGTGCTGATCCACACAGGCGAGAAGCCCTATCCATGTGAGATCTGTGGAACGCGCTTCCGACACCTGCAGACCCTGAAGAGCCACCTGCGCATACACACGGGAGAGAAGCCCTACCAT TGTGAGAAATGCAACCTGCACTTCCGTCACAAGAGTCAGCTGCGGCTGCACCTTCGACAGAAGCACGGCGCCATCACCAACACAAAGATCCAGTACCGCATGTCGACGGCGGACATGCCCACTGACTTGACGAAGGCGTGCTGA